Proteins encoded by one window of Verrucomicrobiota bacterium:
- a CDS encoding transcriptional repressor gives MNCACHSDHSAAPLDDLTGRLREGDRRITGARARILDVLRRHSHPMTNREIHGHLPRGTCDLATIYRSMHLLEDLSLVQRFDFGDGIARFELVGAHKSGHHHHLICIKCSGVVELEECFPAELEQRIARANGFTSVTHKLEFFGVCAACQKSPAR, from the coding sequence ATGAACTGCGCCTGTCATTCAGACCACTCCGCCGCGCCGCTGGACGATCTCACGGGCAGGTTGCGCGAGGGCGACCGCAGGATCACGGGCGCGCGCGCGCGCATTCTCGACGTGCTGCGGCGCCATTCACACCCGATGACGAACCGTGAAATCCACGGCCATCTGCCCCGGGGCACGTGCGACCTTGCGACGATCTACCGCTCGATGCACCTGCTGGAGGACCTCAGCCTCGTGCAACGGTTCGATTTCGGCGATGGAATCGCGCGCTTCGAACTCGTCGGCGCGCACAAGTCCGGCCATCACCACCACCTCATCTGCATCAAGTGCTCGGGCGTCGTCGAACTCGAGGAGTGTTTCCCCGCCGAACTCGAGCAGCGCATTGCCCGTGCAAACGGTTTCACATCCGTAACCCACAAACTCGAGTTCTTCGGCGTCTGCGCCGCGTGCCAGAAATCGCCGGCCCGCTGA
- a CDS encoding DNRLRE domain-containing protein yields the protein MNSRLAHWNLARFLRTVVAGLAALLCPEAGAAQSVTLRPVADTSLSETAPNNNLGAQLFTTAGVTQNNTKTRVLYQFDIAANIPAGSLITSVELVLEVTRQPADGYAIGSFGLHRMLVSWGEGNKVAANPNNPGQGAPASSGEATWLQRLHGVASWSAPGGAAGTDFAAATSASQVVYTVGNSPYSFGFTSAIAADVQAWLDAPLQNFGWMLLVEPESEAFTARRFGSREDALNAPLLHIQYEPVPEPASLASLGCLLGLAWLGRRRG from the coding sequence GTGAACTCTCGTCTCGCACACTGGAATCTCGCCCGATTCCTCCGCACGGTGGTTGCCGGGCTCGCCGCCCTCCTTTGCCCCGAGGCGGGCGCCGCGCAATCCGTCACCCTGCGACCCGTCGCAGATACGTCATTGAGCGAGACGGCGCCGAATAACAACCTCGGGGCGCAGCTCTTCACGACCGCTGGCGTCACGCAGAACAACACAAAGACACGCGTGCTCTATCAGTTCGACATCGCCGCGAACATCCCCGCCGGCTCGCTCATCACAAGCGTCGAGCTCGTGCTCGAAGTCACGCGTCAACCCGCGGATGGTTACGCCATCGGCTCCTTCGGCCTGCATCGGATGCTCGTGTCGTGGGGTGAGGGCAACAAGGTCGCGGCCAACCCGAACAATCCGGGGCAGGGCGCGCCGGCGTCGAGCGGCGAGGCGACGTGGCTGCAGCGCCTGCACGGGGTCGCGTCGTGGTCTGCCCCGGGCGGTGCCGCGGGCACGGACTTCGCAGCCGCCACGAGCGCCTCGCAGGTCGTTTACACGGTCGGCAACTCGCCCTACTCGTTTGGATTCACCTCCGCGATCGCCGCCGACGTGCAGGCTTGGCTCGACGCGCCCCTGCAGAATTTCGGCTGGATGCTGCTCGTGGAGCCGGAATCCGAAGCGTTCACCGCGCGGCGGTTCGGCTCGCGCGAGGACGCACTCAACGCGCCTCTGCTCCACATCCAATACGAACCCGTGCCGGAACCCGCGAGCCTCGCGAGCCTTGGTTGCCTGCTTGGACTCGCGTGGCTCGGACGCCGGCGGGGTTAG
- a CDS encoding DUF1501 domain-containing protein — protein MNTPNIITRRSFLDRSVKLGALGALAALTDIPFVVKRALAEGNIGGNGKKLLFIWLRGGNDVLSSIIPVQDPAYNASNRPTTVIPKDGLTDYSVGNIPCDFPVNSNAAAATFSYNSAIRLGNGFAALHPSLKFLAPVYNAGDLAVIHRVGYPRQSRSHFDSQNYWENGAPNNNFEKEGIFYRTMLEAIQQNTAKSTGLTGVTLQTALPLILRGSQAAMTNLTDPLRYDLLGIPNTSTNANAKAFGAVTNAAPFAFPDKLNRQLLSLQYANMTSTLQIFAAIDFTENGNTFLDDTALDGESAPYHLFPTTSAKNGGYAMHGNDTNKYVVPSNSAALFSNLKAAALILNRTDAIVAGTEFGGFDTHSAQGGATGAHANLQRQVAWALYSLRKFFRIYGKGGAQEMAGAQIGWNDLVIVTLSEFGRTTIENNSTGTDHAEGGGMLVAGGAVKGYGKPGATTGVFGCHTSDSVPWVNGPAGAAPANATGSMFGISNRYLKRAYDYRSVLGRIIRQHLGATQTQLNRIIPGYANESQEHLLSGGTVASPIESGSTTTAIMGEPDLLV, from the coding sequence ATGAACACACCGAACATCATCACGCGCCGGAGCTTTCTCGACCGGAGCGTGAAATTGGGGGCGCTCGGCGCGCTTGCGGCGCTCACGGACATTCCGTTCGTGGTGAAGCGCGCGCTGGCCGAGGGCAACATCGGCGGCAACGGCAAGAAGCTCCTGTTCATCTGGCTTCGTGGCGGGAACGACGTGCTCAGTTCGATCATCCCCGTCCAGGACCCCGCCTACAACGCGAGCAACCGTCCGACGACGGTCATCCCGAAGGACGGCCTCACGGATTACTCCGTGGGCAACATTCCGTGCGACTTCCCTGTGAACTCGAACGCTGCCGCGGCGACGTTCTCCTACAACAGCGCCATCCGGCTCGGCAACGGATTCGCCGCGCTGCATCCGTCGCTCAAGTTTCTCGCGCCAGTTTACAACGCCGGCGACCTCGCGGTGATCCATCGCGTCGGCTACCCGCGCCAGTCGCGCTCGCATTTCGACTCCCAGAACTACTGGGAGAACGGCGCACCGAATAACAACTTCGAGAAGGAGGGCATCTTCTACCGCACGATGCTCGAGGCCATTCAGCAGAACACCGCGAAATCCACCGGGCTCACGGGCGTCACGCTTCAGACGGCGCTGCCGTTGATCCTGCGCGGCTCGCAGGCGGCGATGACCAACCTCACGGACCCGTTGCGTTACGACCTGCTCGGCATCCCCAACACCTCGACCAATGCGAACGCGAAGGCGTTCGGCGCGGTGACGAATGCCGCGCCGTTCGCGTTCCCCGACAAGCTCAACCGCCAGCTCCTAAGCCTGCAATACGCGAACATGACGAGCACGCTGCAGATTTTCGCGGCCATTGATTTCACCGAGAACGGCAACACGTTCCTCGACGACACCGCGCTCGACGGCGAGTCCGCGCCCTATCACCTCTTCCCGACGACGAGCGCGAAAAACGGCGGCTACGCGATGCACGGCAACGACACGAACAAGTATGTCGTGCCGAGCAACTCCGCCGCGCTCTTCAGCAACCTCAAGGCGGCGGCGCTCATCCTGAACCGGACCGACGCCATCGTCGCGGGCACGGAGTTCGGCGGCTTCGACACGCACAGCGCGCAAGGCGGCGCCACCGGGGCGCATGCAAACCTCCAGCGCCAGGTCGCGTGGGCCCTGTATTCGCTGAGGAAGTTCTTCCGCATCTACGGCAAGGGCGGCGCCCAGGAGATGGCCGGCGCCCAGATCGGCTGGAATGACCTCGTGATCGTGACCCTTTCCGAATTTGGTCGCACCACGATCGAGAACAACTCCACCGGCACCGACCACGCCGAGGGCGGCGGAATGCTCGTCGCCGGCGGCGCGGTGAAGGGTTACGGAAAGCCCGGCGCCACGACGGGTGTATTTGGATGCCATACAAGCGACAGTGTTCCGTGGGTCAACGGGCCGGCCGGCGCCGCCCCCGCGAACGCCACCGGTTCAATGTTCGGCATCAGCAACCGCTACTTGAAGCGCGCGTATGATTACCGCTCGGTGCTCGGCCGCATCATCCGGCAGCACCTCGGCGCGACGCAGACGCAGCTCAACCGCATCATCCCCGGATACGCCAACGAATCGCAGGAACACCTCCTCTCCGGCGGCACCGTTGCCTCGCCCATCGAAAGCGGGAGCACCACGACGGCCATCATGGGTGAGCCGGATCTCCTAGTCTGA
- a CDS encoding DUF1800 domain-containing protein has product MSATVSVALSPSPFHALTLPLSPSRRLALAGAWEGGRSGERHGSRAVLRILTFIVLACGAALRAAPVPPVPPSVSTLSRTGSVVTLRFTPFPAAQQFRLLSSTNIGSPFTADPAGTLSGYDFTATNPSPVRFYQVEVTPMSSNALLGSIALNRLAYGPTPDEIERVLTGAAPIGAQAFINEQLAPETIAETGVNSHTNIAFLGAKMAGPSDVVTSTNANIADLGAWHVLRAVTARRQFLEVLLQWAENHFVTQHSKSSTYVNGVGAVVQEQIATQFEFLENDRWRAVLLNPTGTFLDLLRVSAESPAMIIYLDTVTSRGAGGRIANENYARELLELFTFGVDNGYDQTDITTLSRCWTGWYVEKVAVADAFNVFATALPGLKSTNVGVWAFNFRTSYHNTNSKSIFVGKTVPARFGAPWAGRNYQLNIPVRTGTNGIQDGYDVLNHLANQPFTMEYISVKLCRLLVHDDFAHGYDFTDPGLSAEGRLVKQCMLAWEDGTPKGQMRAVLSTIVNSDLFRSHGSAGHKVKTPMEFTVSTIRALRTSTNGTANPGTFSADTDGFAISGGLGSFNRSLAPLTRMGNMVLFDRDSPDGYPEDSPGWISAGTLAERLRFVQSVLIATGQSGKSDAGNNNVTSPLGLLQAKLPLQVPPGSVSNATNVVDYFLGTLYAGEGRANLDLYRTAALNFLNTDDAGASSPFSALTVSGTAGSTYDNRLRGMVAMLLTMQRFQEQ; this is encoded by the coding sequence ATGAGCGCCACTGTTTCCGTCGCCCTCTCCCCTTCTCCTTTCCACGCTCTCACGCTCCCGCTCTCCCCCTCTCGCAGGCTGGCGCTGGCGGGCGCGTGGGAGGGCGGGCGGTCGGGAGAGCGCCACGGTTCGCGGGCAGTCCTGAGGATCCTCACATTCATCGTGTTGGCTTGCGGCGCTGCGCTCCGGGCGGCGCCGGTGCCGCCCGTGCCGCCGAGCGTTTCGACGCTGAGCCGCACGGGGAGTGTCGTCACACTCCGCTTCACCCCATTTCCAGCCGCCCAACAGTTTCGGTTGCTCAGTTCCACGAACATCGGCAGCCCGTTCACTGCGGACCCGGCCGGGACGTTGAGCGGTTACGATTTCACGGCGACCAACCCGAGCCCGGTTCGGTTCTATCAGGTCGAGGTCACGCCAATGAGCAGCAATGCGCTGCTCGGCTCCATCGCGCTAAACCGGCTCGCTTACGGGCCGACGCCGGATGAGATCGAGCGCGTCCTCACCGGCGCGGCGCCGATCGGGGCGCAGGCGTTCATCAACGAGCAGCTCGCGCCGGAGACGATCGCGGAGACGGGCGTCAACTCCCACACCAACATCGCGTTCCTTGGCGCGAAGATGGCCGGGCCGAGCGACGTGGTGACGTCGACGAATGCCAACATCGCGGATCTTGGCGCGTGGCACGTGCTCCGGGCGGTGACGGCGAGGCGGCAGTTTCTCGAAGTCCTGCTGCAGTGGGCGGAGAACCACTTCGTGACCCAGCACTCCAAGTCTTCGACCTACGTGAACGGTGTCGGCGCAGTCGTGCAGGAGCAGATCGCGACGCAGTTCGAGTTTCTCGAGAACGACCGGTGGCGCGCGGTGCTGTTGAATCCGACGGGCACGTTCCTCGACCTGCTGCGCGTCAGCGCCGAGAGCCCGGCGATGATCATCTACCTCGACACGGTGACGAGCCGGGGCGCCGGCGGACGCATCGCCAACGAAAACTATGCGCGCGAGTTGCTCGAGCTGTTCACGTTCGGCGTGGACAACGGCTATGACCAGACCGACATCACGACCCTGTCGAGGTGCTGGACGGGGTGGTATGTGGAGAAGGTCGCCGTGGCCGATGCGTTCAACGTCTTCGCGACTGCGTTGCCAGGGCTCAAGTCCACCAACGTCGGCGTGTGGGCGTTCAACTTTCGCACGAGCTATCACAACACGAATTCGAAATCCATTTTCGTCGGCAAGACGGTGCCGGCGCGGTTCGGCGCGCCGTGGGCCGGGCGCAACTACCAGTTGAACATCCCGGTGCGCACCGGCACCAACGGCATCCAGGACGGCTACGACGTGCTCAACCACCTCGCCAACCAGCCATTCACCATGGAATACATCAGCGTGAAACTCTGCCGCCTGCTGGTGCACGACGACTTCGCGCATGGCTACGACTTCACCGACCCCGGCCTGTCGGCGGAGGGCCGGCTCGTCAAGCAGTGCATGCTCGCGTGGGAGGACGGAACCCCGAAGGGACAGATGCGCGCCGTGCTCTCAACCATCGTGAACTCCGACTTGTTCCGCAGCCACGGCTCGGCGGGCCACAAGGTGAAAACGCCCATGGAGTTCACCGTGAGCACGATTCGCGCGCTGCGCACGAGCACGAACGGCACCGCGAATCCGGGCACGTTCTCCGCGGACACAGACGGCTTCGCCATCAGCGGCGGGCTCGGGAGTTTCAACCGCAGCCTCGCGCCGCTCACGCGCATGGGGAACATGGTGCTCTTCGACCGCGACTCGCCGGACGGCTACCCCGAGGACTCACCGGGCTGGATCAGCGCGGGCACGCTCGCGGAGCGGCTGCGGTTCGTGCAGTCCGTGCTCATCGCCACGGGGCAAAGCGGCAAGTCCGATGCCGGCAACAACAACGTGACTTCGCCGCTGGGGTTGCTGCAGGCGAAGCTCCCGCTGCAAGTCCCGCCAGGCAGTGTTTCCAATGCGACCAACGTGGTGGACTATTTCCTCGGCACCCTCTACGCCGGCGAAGGCCGCGCGAATCTCGACCTCTACCGAACCGCCGCGCTCAACTTCCTCAACACGGATGACGCGGGCGCATCCTCGCCCTTCAGTGCGCTCACGGTGAGTGGGACGGCGGGATCCACATACGACAACCGGCTGCGCGGCATGGTGGCGATGTTGCTGACGATGCAGCGATTCCAGGAGCAATGA
- a CDS encoding dipeptide epimerase, producing MQLTVRRYQLKLAHAWKIASRLGPGGGNGADSFEVALVQLRDADGVVGLGEAAPSTRYAEDVDSCVAFLARVNAARLSFSDVPASMAYLDSISTGDFAPKCALNLALLDGAAHRAGRRVCDLLGLGFNEGVHVTSYSIGIDAPDVIRAKVLEAAQYPVLKLKVGVPGDRENLKALRDAAPAKRVRVDANEGWATKEEALRNLEWLATDGHIEFCEQPLHARSPAADFKWLKARTPVPIMADESYLSAKDAALCAGCFHAVNVKLVKTAGITGAHEALVAARAAGLKTMIGCMIETSVLITAAAHLAELTDFLDIDGNLLTTNDPFRGATAEKGVISLATAPVQAGLCVRPSF from the coding sequence GTGCAACTCACCGTCCGCCGCTATCAGTTGAAGCTTGCCCACGCTTGGAAAATCGCGAGCAGGCTCGGTCCGGGCGGCGGGAACGGCGCGGATTCGTTCGAGGTCGCGCTGGTGCAGTTGCGCGATGCAGACGGCGTGGTCGGTCTCGGCGAAGCCGCTCCATCAACGCGTTACGCCGAAGACGTGGATTCTTGCGTTGCGTTTCTCGCCCGCGTGAACGCGGCGCGGCTCTCATTCAGCGATGTTCCCGCGAGCATGGCGTATCTCGATTCGATCTCCACGGGCGACTTCGCGCCCAAGTGCGCGCTCAACCTCGCCCTGCTCGACGGTGCCGCGCATCGCGCAGGCAGGCGCGTGTGCGACTTGCTTGGGCTCGGCTTCAACGAGGGCGTCCACGTCACCTCCTACAGCATCGGGATTGACGCACCGGATGTCATCCGCGCAAAGGTGCTCGAGGCGGCGCAGTACCCCGTGCTCAAGCTGAAAGTAGGCGTGCCCGGGGATCGCGAGAACTTGAAGGCGCTCCGCGACGCCGCGCCGGCCAAGCGCGTCCGCGTGGATGCCAACGAAGGCTGGGCCACAAAGGAGGAGGCGCTGCGCAACCTCGAGTGGCTCGCGACGGACGGCCACATCGAATTCTGCGAGCAGCCGCTGCACGCGAGGTCGCCCGCGGCGGATTTCAAGTGGCTCAAGGCCCGCACGCCCGTGCCCATCATGGCGGACGAATCGTATCTCTCGGCGAAGGACGCCGCGCTGTGCGCCGGGTGCTTTCACGCGGTGAACGTGAAGCTCGTGAAGACCGCGGGCATCACGGGCGCGCACGAGGCGCTGGTCGCCGCCCGCGCGGCCGGGTTGAAAACGATGATCGGCTGCATGATCGAGACCAGCGTGCTCATCACCGCCGCCGCGCATCTCGCGGAGTTGACGGACTTCTTGGACATTGATGGCAACCTGCTCACCACGAACGATCCGTTCCGCGGCGCCACCGCGGAGAAGGGCGTCATCTCGCTCGCCACGGCCCCGGTGCAGGCGGGCCTGTGCGTGCGACCGAGTTTCTGA